The Coffea arabica cultivar ET-39 chromosome 1e, Coffea Arabica ET-39 HiFi, whole genome shotgun sequence genome has a window encoding:
- the LOC113734997 gene encoding outer envelope pore protein 16-4, chloroplastic isoform X7, producing MEGDIGGEVPCSSFAVDSALRVGTAGLIWGSCTGSLEATKLGLTGITRASFVAKSAGRYGIQWVLSFTRCGLQRYRGQHDWVNPVVAGAVAGTVIGASARNWKQAAGVSGLVCALYYAAEDAT from the exons ATGGAGGGAGACATTGGCGGTGAGGTTCCCTGCTCTTCCTTCGCCGTCGACTCCGCCCTACGCGTAGGCACC GCTGGGTTAATCTGGGGTTCTTGTACAGGATCACTCGAAGCTACCAAATTAG GTCTAACTGGCATTACTCGTGCATCTTTCGTG GCTAAGTCAGCGGGTCGATATGGCATTCAATGGG TTTTATCATTTACTCGCTGTGGACTACAGAGATATCGCGGGCAACATGATTGG GTAAATCCTGTAGTTGCGGGTGCTGTAGCTGGGACAGTTATCGGTGCTAGTGCGCGTAATTGGAAGCAGGCTGCTGGAGTTTCTGGCCTTGTTTGTGCCTTGTATTACGCTGCTGAAGATGCCACATGA
- the LOC113734997 gene encoding outer envelope pore protein 16-4, chloroplastic isoform X3, translated as MEGDIGGEVPCSSFAVDSALRVGTVGNIPLLLRPPLLVCAGLIWGSCTGSLEATKLGLTGITRASFVAKSAGRYGIQWVLSFTRCGLQRYRGQHDWVNPVVAGAVAGTVIGASARNWKQAAGVSGLVCALYYAAEDAT; from the exons ATGGAGGGAGACATTGGCGGTGAGGTTCCCTGCTCTTCCTTCGCCGTCGACTCCGCCCTACGCGTAGGCACCGTAGGGAACATCCCTCTGCTTCTCCGTCCTCCTCTActtgtgtgt GCTGGGTTAATCTGGGGTTCTTGTACAGGATCACTCGAAGCTACCAAATTAG GTCTAACTGGCATTACTCGTGCATCTTTCGTG GCTAAGTCAGCGGGTCGATATGGCATTCAATGGG TTTTATCATTTACTCGCTGTGGACTACAGAGATATCGCGGGCAACATGATTGG GTAAATCCTGTAGTTGCGGGTGCTGTAGCTGGGACAGTTATCGGTGCTAGTGCGCGTAATTGGAAGCAGGCTGCTGGAGTTTCTGGCCTTGTTTGTGCCTTGTATTACGCTGCTGAAGATGCCACATGA
- the LOC113734997 gene encoding outer envelope pore protein 16-4, chloroplastic isoform X1, which translates to MEGDIGGEVPCSSFAVDSALRVGTVGNIPLLLRPPLLVCAGLIWGSCTGSLEATKLGLTGITRASFVAKSAGRYGIQWGLFATVLSFTRCGLQRYRGQHDWVNPVVAGAVAGTVIGASARNWKQAAGVSGLVCALYYAAEDAT; encoded by the exons ATGGAGGGAGACATTGGCGGTGAGGTTCCCTGCTCTTCCTTCGCCGTCGACTCCGCCCTACGCGTAGGCACCGTAGGGAACATCCCTCTGCTTCTCCGTCCTCCTCTActtgtgtgt GCTGGGTTAATCTGGGGTTCTTGTACAGGATCACTCGAAGCTACCAAATTAG GTCTAACTGGCATTACTCGTGCATCTTTCGTG GCTAAGTCAGCGGGTCGATATGGCATTCAATGGG GACTCTTTGCTACAGTTTTATCATTTACTCGCTGTGGACTACAGAGATATCGCGGGCAACATGATTGG GTAAATCCTGTAGTTGCGGGTGCTGTAGCTGGGACAGTTATCGGTGCTAGTGCGCGTAATTGGAAGCAGGCTGCTGGAGTTTCTGGCCTTGTTTGTGCCTTGTATTACGCTGCTGAAGATGCCACATGA
- the LOC113734997 gene encoding outer envelope pore protein 16-4, chloroplastic isoform X5 gives MEGDIGGEVPCSSFAVDSALRVGTAGLIWGSCTGSLEATKLGLTGITRASFVAKSAGRYGIQWGLFATVLSFTRCGLQRYRGQHDWVNPVVAGAVAGTVIGASARNWKQAAGVSGLVCALYYAAEDAT, from the exons ATGGAGGGAGACATTGGCGGTGAGGTTCCCTGCTCTTCCTTCGCCGTCGACTCCGCCCTACGCGTAGGCACC GCTGGGTTAATCTGGGGTTCTTGTACAGGATCACTCGAAGCTACCAAATTAG GTCTAACTGGCATTACTCGTGCATCTTTCGTG GCTAAGTCAGCGGGTCGATATGGCATTCAATGGG GACTCTTTGCTACAGTTTTATCATTTACTCGCTGTGGACTACAGAGATATCGCGGGCAACATGATTGG GTAAATCCTGTAGTTGCGGGTGCTGTAGCTGGGACAGTTATCGGTGCTAGTGCGCGTAATTGGAAGCAGGCTGCTGGAGTTTCTGGCCTTGTTTGTGCCTTGTATTACGCTGCTGAAGATGCCACATGA
- the LOC113734997 gene encoding outer envelope pore protein 16-4, chloroplastic isoform X8, producing MEGDIGGEVPCSSFAVDSALRVGTAGLIWGSCTGSLEATKLGLTGITRASFAKSAGRYGIQWVLSFTRCGLQRYRGQHDWVNPVVAGAVAGTVIGASARNWKQAAGVSGLVCALYYAAEDAT from the exons ATGGAGGGAGACATTGGCGGTGAGGTTCCCTGCTCTTCCTTCGCCGTCGACTCCGCCCTACGCGTAGGCACC GCTGGGTTAATCTGGGGTTCTTGTACAGGATCACTCGAAGCTACCAAATTAG GTCTAACTGGCATTACTCGTGCATCTTTC GCTAAGTCAGCGGGTCGATATGGCATTCAATGGG TTTTATCATTTACTCGCTGTGGACTACAGAGATATCGCGGGCAACATGATTGG GTAAATCCTGTAGTTGCGGGTGCTGTAGCTGGGACAGTTATCGGTGCTAGTGCGCGTAATTGGAAGCAGGCTGCTGGAGTTTCTGGCCTTGTTTGTGCCTTGTATTACGCTGCTGAAGATGCCACATGA
- the LOC113734997 gene encoding outer envelope pore protein 16-4, chloroplastic isoform X4 gives MEGDIGGEVPCSSFAVDSALRVGTVGNIPLLLRPPLLVCAGLIWGSCTGSLEATKLGLTGITRASFAKSAGRYGIQWVLSFTRCGLQRYRGQHDWVNPVVAGAVAGTVIGASARNWKQAAGVSGLVCALYYAAEDAT, from the exons ATGGAGGGAGACATTGGCGGTGAGGTTCCCTGCTCTTCCTTCGCCGTCGACTCCGCCCTACGCGTAGGCACCGTAGGGAACATCCCTCTGCTTCTCCGTCCTCCTCTActtgtgtgt GCTGGGTTAATCTGGGGTTCTTGTACAGGATCACTCGAAGCTACCAAATTAG GTCTAACTGGCATTACTCGTGCATCTTTC GCTAAGTCAGCGGGTCGATATGGCATTCAATGGG TTTTATCATTTACTCGCTGTGGACTACAGAGATATCGCGGGCAACATGATTGG GTAAATCCTGTAGTTGCGGGTGCTGTAGCTGGGACAGTTATCGGTGCTAGTGCGCGTAATTGGAAGCAGGCTGCTGGAGTTTCTGGCCTTGTTTGTGCCTTGTATTACGCTGCTGAAGATGCCACATGA
- the LOC113734997 gene encoding outer envelope pore protein 16-4, chloroplastic isoform X6 encodes MEGDIGGEVPCSSFAVDSALRVGTAGLIWGSCTGSLEATKLGLTGITRASFAKSAGRYGIQWGLFATVLSFTRCGLQRYRGQHDWVNPVVAGAVAGTVIGASARNWKQAAGVSGLVCALYYAAEDAT; translated from the exons ATGGAGGGAGACATTGGCGGTGAGGTTCCCTGCTCTTCCTTCGCCGTCGACTCCGCCCTACGCGTAGGCACC GCTGGGTTAATCTGGGGTTCTTGTACAGGATCACTCGAAGCTACCAAATTAG GTCTAACTGGCATTACTCGTGCATCTTTC GCTAAGTCAGCGGGTCGATATGGCATTCAATGGG GACTCTTTGCTACAGTTTTATCATTTACTCGCTGTGGACTACAGAGATATCGCGGGCAACATGATTGG GTAAATCCTGTAGTTGCGGGTGCTGTAGCTGGGACAGTTATCGGTGCTAGTGCGCGTAATTGGAAGCAGGCTGCTGGAGTTTCTGGCCTTGTTTGTGCCTTGTATTACGCTGCTGAAGATGCCACATGA
- the LOC113734997 gene encoding outer envelope pore protein 16-4, chloroplastic isoform X2, translating to MEGDIGGEVPCSSFAVDSALRVGTVGNIPLLLRPPLLVCAGLIWGSCTGSLEATKLGLTGITRASFAKSAGRYGIQWGLFATVLSFTRCGLQRYRGQHDWVNPVVAGAVAGTVIGASARNWKQAAGVSGLVCALYYAAEDAT from the exons ATGGAGGGAGACATTGGCGGTGAGGTTCCCTGCTCTTCCTTCGCCGTCGACTCCGCCCTACGCGTAGGCACCGTAGGGAACATCCCTCTGCTTCTCCGTCCTCCTCTActtgtgtgt GCTGGGTTAATCTGGGGTTCTTGTACAGGATCACTCGAAGCTACCAAATTAG GTCTAACTGGCATTACTCGTGCATCTTTC GCTAAGTCAGCGGGTCGATATGGCATTCAATGGG GACTCTTTGCTACAGTTTTATCATTTACTCGCTGTGGACTACAGAGATATCGCGGGCAACATGATTGG GTAAATCCTGTAGTTGCGGGTGCTGTAGCTGGGACAGTTATCGGTGCTAGTGCGCGTAATTGGAAGCAGGCTGCTGGAGTTTCTGGCCTTGTTTGTGCCTTGTATTACGCTGCTGAAGATGCCACATGA